Below is a genomic region from Lineus longissimus chromosome 16, tnLinLong1.2, whole genome shotgun sequence.
AATTAGCCCAACTACATTTGCCAATTTTGAACAAAGGTCTAAACCCTTTTTGTCGCAAAATCTAAGATAAAAATTTTCACTTTCCTGAAAAATCATAGAAGATTCACCTACATATAAGATATAAGAATCTTAGATGACTTTTAAGGAAATTATTCAATCccaaataaaaaattgcaaatgGCTCAACCACATTTAAATATTTCACGACGACATGTTCACACACATAAACATAAACTCACGCATTCTCACAATCATACTAGTGTTTCACACACACAATCACCACCATAAAAATTGTAGGCACCCCCTCTATTCCAATTTTTGGGTGAAAACTTTCCTTGCATCCACCTCACCAGCTCAGGCATACCCTCTAACATGCCTGGGCCTACTCTCTCCTGTGAAGCGACATGGTGCAGAAGACTTTCAGAACAGCCACAAAATGGCCTCTACCAGAGGCCTTCATATAAAACTATGCAAGGAGATTCAAAAGTTTCCATGAAGGTCAATGCCAAGCTGGTTTCATTTCTGGCTTGCCAGAACTTTGTGAACATCTTCACAGTAATCAAACACATGCAATGTTCACACGGTTGCCGTGGAACAAACTACAATGATCCTACGTTGCCCTTTCTGTTCCCATGGTTACATTATTGGTCGCCGTAGTTACCACAACGTTGCCACGGTTACCACGACATTGGTACAGTATAGCTGCAGTAGCTTTACAGGCCGGACTTGAGAATGTGAGCCCAATTCAAGTGTGCCTGTAACACTGTTCTGTACAAGATCGTAGAGATGAGCACAATTGAGTCGGGTACCAGCAGTTCAAAATGTTCTGGGCTCAGTACCTCTTATATTCATAACAAACCAGTCAAAAACAAGACTAGTCCAACAATGTCTTTCATTTTCGTGTACGGTAGTAATTCGACGATGATGTTTCCATCATTCGCGTGCATTTGATGTTTCTTGTGCTAAAACTGAACTCCAGCATCCTTGTATCCAAGGGATCATTTCAGGGGGCCGCTGGACCATCGATCAGGATCTTCAACATAGGTTTCGCCTCTTCTGTTTTAACCACTTAAGCTTATTGTGGTGAACTGCTTAAGGTACCGGTATCTAACTCTCTGTAATATTTTTCAACCTGAAATATAAATCAAATTGATAAGGGTTGAATAAAGTGCAGggcaaatgctgaagaagactAACATGTCAGGCTTGGAGATAGAAACTGTTGCAAAGTTGAAATTTAACGAAACCTCGAAATGAAATTGCCACTGATACTTTTGGATTTATGGTATTGTTGAAGACATGACAGATGTGGATACTTACGATCTTTCTGACATGTTCGAGTGCCTTCTGACTGCTTGTTTGACCTTGTGCAGGGGTTCCCTCTCTACATCGGACATGTTCCACACAGTACGGTGGCACTATGGTCACTTGGTCAAACACCACTATCGTTTTACCCTCCCAATGCACTTCTTTAATTCTGGGAGATAAATTTAGGTTATAAAATATTATGAAAAACCGTGTGCTACATGGCTTTCAACTATAGCAAACTAATTTAAGCAGACTTTTTTTAAGTTTGGATTGTGCTCTGAATTTTAAAACCAAACAACTGAGATAGTCCTAGCCCCCTCCTTGACACATAACACCAAATATTCCTTGTGAGTGGCACCAATGATCGCCTTCTCCCTGGCAAAAGACTGAATAACTATGCCAATGGTAACACAAAATTCAGCAGAAAACACTAGAAGAGACACAAGCAAAAGCACGGCAGAAAAGACTTTTGATTCAAGATCCATTTTCTTTCTGTTGTACACTTACGTTTTAGTGATTGCATTAAATACATTCTGTCCTTCTGGAGTGACGTCCACACCAATGTAGTCAATTTGTCGCTGTTTTTCTTGAAGATTTGACTGAAGCCGACTCTGTAGCTGAAATAAGGAGATAAGATTGATTCACATTTGGGAGACCAgagaaaagtaaagacatttcAACAAACTACCGGTATGTTGTTAATAGGCTAGAATTATTATGTGATGTCAAGGACATAATGTACATGTCCACAGTTTTTCCGTCCTTTCGTTGCTTTAATAAAACTGAAAGATGAAGTTCCAACATTATTTCCAGATCTTTAGGAGACGTTTTGGCACCGGGCACTGTATCAGACACTGAACTGATCTTTGAATGAGCTACGCTTACCTTGTGTAAGTTTAGATTTGATAGCGCTGGTGGAGTCTGTGGCCCTTCCTTGATTAGATTCATGTCACTCACAAATGACAAGTTCACGAGTCGTACATCATTCTGTCCTGGTTTACCGCTGGTAGGAGGCATTTCTGGGATTGGTTAAGGAATATATTTCTGTCGAAACTGTATTTATTGTAATTTATATGGGCCTAAACTACAGAATCATCACCACAAGGGTGGGGCCTGGGGGTGATGTTCACACAGAACACAACCAGATATCAATGCAATCGAAAAGGTATCTTTCACTTCAACGTCAATGCCACAGGCACAGTGGCAAGGGGGTCCTTTTGGACACGGCACACCATCATCATGAGTTATGAATATGAGACTTATGAATATGAGACATGACTTATAGTGTATGACTATGAGACTGATTATGAGTATGGCGATGCCGATGTGTACGTACTAAATATCCATTTGGAGGTCTTCATATTTAGTTACGAATGGGACAACCTGTATTGAAACTAAACAACAAATGGCAGTGAAGGTCGGGTGGGATTGGGATGGGCAGGCCGAAGCCATACTTCTTCAGTGCACTGATCATgcacacacgaatgtacacaatgcatgccGTGCattgatgaatgaaaacaagAAATGTCAACTTTAGACCGGCTCGAAATCGGGCCTGCGTGCGCTAAACTGGGGGGGATGGGTGTTCAACTTGGATACTTAAAGCAAGCATTCTTGATCCGTAATCAAATGCAATCACTTCCCCTTGGATCTTTTGCCCATGGCAGGTAGTACAAGCGATTGTACTCCCAATATTGAAGTAATCGCCTTCCGCCATGTTGATCTTCATTTCGGCTACTTGACTACCCCGCACCGAACAGCTACTTCAATAGTAATTGGTTTAAAATATTTAATAGGCTAAACCTCAAAATATATATTTAAATTGATAAAATCAATTGAATAAAAGATGCTTCCGCCCATTTTACAATTTTGGTGGCATATATCTATTTTTAAATGCCTGAAAAGGCTAACAAACAtgatgtccttgagcaagacactttactTGTCCCATCATTATTTGATGGGAAATCCATCTTTAGGGGAAATAGTATTGTTTCAGCTATTCAGAAGGCTCTTAGGTGGGGTTATTTCTGGTTAAATTCTGCTTTCAGAAATGAGAGAACCGAGACGAGTGAATAGGGACAGTCAAAATCCACATAGAGAAGATCACCCACCAGCCAATTGATCCCATTCAATTAGCAGACCATCTTCAATGTTTTGTCACCACAAGTAGTGGGTTCTCCCCTGGCATTATTGACTTGATGTCAGGACCTCTATCCATCCGTGTTCCATCAACAAGGTTGGTCacaccttagagtaaccagactaaaggTCACACAAGTCTCATCTTTCATAATCCTCTGTACAGATTTTGAAACTTTCGAGACCAGTTAGAAATACAATTAACTCTGTCATGCTGGTATGTTAGAAGATCAAAGCTGACAAGGTCATACACAATTCCATCCCAACTTCAGGACAACATTCAGCACAATGACCGAGCTCAGTAAggtgtgcaaggggaggagcatgggACTGACCCTATATTTGAGAATGAGCCAATCTTGATGAGAAGACATACAACATCTCAATAGTCAACTGACTAGAATAGAAGCAAATAGATAatcagagacaatgtcacaatgcaCATGCTGGGTTACATCTCAACCAATTTTTACTGAGTGGAATCCTATTCTTGTGCTCTTTGGACTTTCTACCAGATTagggaagtcacaaccaccctTATTACAGAGGTACTACTTTCAAGGATGGACAATAATAATGACACAGAACTACAAATTGAAATGCATACTGTTGGTTTTATTTAGCACATGATACTAACTGCAGAGCAGTGACATACATGATATACAATGATATCCAGATTTATTTACACAACTTAGCTAAGGACGTAACAGTACGGTACAGTAGCCACAATAGACTGGTATTAGAACCCAGCTTTGTCACATCCATCAGATCGTCTGAACAAATCAAATTCTAAAAGTATGGCTGGATCAATTTTAAGCTGAAGTAACAGAACAATGACATTTTAATGGATTGCTTGAGACTCATCTTGGACAGATCCATCCTGACCTTGTACCAATTGAGGGGGAAACCATCGAGGCTACAGGTCCACTCTTCAAgtgactgatatttggacaGACTCGAAACAGGCTGACCTCCAGTACTCATTTTTCAATGTTGTACACAAGTGCATCTCGATGCACAGGCGTAGGGATACTTGAAACAAatcctaaaataattgcacacaaaagtcattttgatgcatgtttatgaatgaaaataatcatATATTATCGAACAAACGGATCGTCACATGTGCGCAATGTATAATATTGGGTGTCTATCCCAAAATCCTGGCAGTTCTTCATTTGTGACtcgtcacaccaaaaccaggtgcatgtcgcacagaagatgagcctaaatgacaccagaagataatgggagaaattgatgtgctcatatttcacaaaaggcagacaatagagaaatgaacaaacagtccgtctcaacctgccaagctcagagcgacatgcgcctggttttgctgtgacggatcacattTGTCAATCCAGGCATCTCAAAAAAAGCCATCCCCCTTCTTGTATATTGTTCTCGATCACACTCTGATGGGAGAGAACTTTCCCGGAATGGGTGCAACTGGAGGTGGTGAATTGCTGCCCCGACTTTTCTGCTCCTGGCGATGACTCTGACATACAGCTTTTGCTGCAATACAACGCCCTCTGCTGGTGGTGAGATCACACACGGAGAGGAGAAGGTCTGTCGTGAACGTACCAGGGAGGCTCTTCATCATTTGAGAAACCTGTAAGGAGAATGTCAGGGGTATGAATATTCTCAATAAATTCTTATCAAATGTGTTCGTTTAAACATGCAGCAGGGAGACCAGTGGCAATGTGACTTGAGCGTGCGGCTCatataatcaggaggtcatgggtttgactcttgGATAGATCACtgatgttttgtctttgtgtccttgaaaaTGTCACTCAACTCAAAATGGGAAAATTCATCTTTGGCCTGAGACGTACAACAGAAGTTCCTCGTACCTCGTATTTTTGCCAGGGCAAGAATGCCAGAGCATAAGCCAGCTGCAGCATCATCTAGCACCACTCATTCTGCGCAACTTACCATATTAGCCGGCATAAACTGGAGAATGAATCTCGTATAATTCCCGCCACACTTAATGGCCTCCTTCACGAAGCTGACAACAAAGCCCGTCCTTGGACTGACGAGGCTATCGCCGACGATACTAGAGAACAGACCAAACAGTTTCACCATGGCTTTATTGAGAGGGTCTCGCGTGTCGTACGTTGGCATGCTCTCTGCATCCTCTTTGGCTGTGATCATGTCTGGAGTTTAATACGAAAACATGAATGATTTGCATCAGTGATGGCCAACATTAACTCGTGCTACTCTGCCTTTAACGTTTCTTAAAGGACTGAGTGCGACGTTTGTTGCCAAAAGTTAGACACAGGTTTAGTTTTACTCAGGAGTTAACATAGGTGATGCCATTTTAGACGTGTCGGCTCGATATGATCAATACAGTTGTGGTTACTCTTAAGATTTATCACAACCTATTGACATGGACAGAACAAGCTCACCCAGGTTGAATCCCTCAGAGTCCAACGTAATCATCTCCTCTTCGAGAAGCTTCCGCTGTTTATTTGGTTTAGCTTCATCTTGGTCATCTTCAGCATCCTGGATGATAAGACATTAAAGATACATGAAGAAATGATAACTGCCTCCAGGTTCACTAAAGTGGGGCTATATTTGCATAAAGTTAAGAAGCTCCCTCCATGGCAAATTTAGATCTAAGAGGTCACATTTTCATCTTTGGTCAGAATGCCATCAATACTCTTGGGAGTTTCAATAAGTGCCACAATCAGCAGAAATGGAAACGAAACTTCCAAATTTTCTTCTGgttaaatttttgcaaatcgcTTAAAATATTTTGGTGGTTTACAGAGGCAATTTTTTAAGGTAACAAGTCGCTGGAAAGATCCAGGGGTTTAGGTATGGTTCAGCACTCTTTGCTGCCAAAACCCGAGGATGCGCCCAGCCAGATTGGTTGATTGAGTGACCCGGAGAGAATGTGAGCTTGTGAAGTGTAGGTGAAATCTCTGGGGCATCTCGTTGACGAATAATCCTTGCGAAGTCACACTAAAGCACCATTGTCAAGCAAAATAATAGAaagttttgaagaaataaacaaacaaacaaacaaaacaaagccATGcacaaaacaaaagaaacaaaatgaggGAAGAAACCAAAGATTTAGGCATAGGCAGGAGTAATAGTCTAAGAAAACATaaaatttttgcagattttgggaGCGTCAGAGAATACCTTATATTGGagtgaaataaattgaaatagtTTTTCTTTACAGCCATGAAATAAAGCTTAATGCCACCCTTGCTACACTTTGGTGACCGAGTATTCCCACAAGTACAACCAGGATTTCCGACTTTAAGGTATTTTCAAGACGCTCATTCAATGTCAGCAGATGACGTAACTCTAAGAGGATAGATGACGTTCGAAATGATTGACAATCACACATGCCTATCACAACCAAGGCAGCGGGAGGAGTGAAGTGTAAAAGTATTCTGGAGGGTTGGTCGAGTGATTCTGCAGCCAAACAAAACCATGGCAAACTGTCACCTGTCATCATGACGGGTCTGTGCTAAATTATTGTTAGAGGAGGGATGGGGCCAAAAACTC
It encodes:
- the LOC135500245 gene encoding protein LSM12-like encodes the protein MKINMAEGDYFNIGSTIACTTCHGQKIQGEVIAFDYGSRMLALKMPPTSGKPGQNDVRLVNLSFVSDMNLIKEGPQTPPALSNLNLHKLQSRLQSNLQEKQRQIDYIGVDVTPEGQNVFNAITKTIKEVHWEGKTIVVFDQVTIVPPYCVEHVRCREGTPAQGQTSSQKALEHVRKIVEKYYRELDTGTLSSSPQ